CCACAATAACAACCTAGATGCTTCCAAGTTTGTCGAAAGTaagcatttgcattttttccaaGGTAAGCTAGATGAAGATCACATCAAAATCTCACAACAAAGTGTACGGAATTAGAAGAACATCTGCAAACACCTACAATCATGAGATTCTTACATTACAGGTAGATATACAATTTGCTCGCATCTTTTTAGCATTCAATCTTCTCTGCAACAGGAAGGCTCCTAAAACAACTAGCAGCCAGCACCTTTTTCAAGTTCTTAGTTGATCTGTTAATAGTTTTCTAGCAAATCTAGTGATGACATATACAGCTGTATCCAACATTTCACACCCAGataaagaaattcaaccaaaatgGTGGTATCTTTTTATAGGGAAGATAGATTGCCAAATCTCACAGCAACAGATATAGAATTGACCTATATGATTCCAAAGATGATATGCAAATTACCTGTGGCATTTCAAAACCGAGAAGCTCAATTTCCCATATGACATGAGCACCTTCAGGAACATTAGCTGGCCTAATCAGATGGAAAAACAAAGAGCAGTTAACAGTAgcagtcagagagagagagagattactgaGATGAGTAGAGTCAAGAGATTGCCTATTAATAGCACCAGTCAGATATCTGACATAAAGCAAGTTGAGATTGGTTTACTTAATTTGGAAAGTGAACCTTGGAAATTTGTCATAGGCATAATCAGGGGGACATGTGACCAGAGCAACTTCTCCAGGCAGCATCAAGCGGACACACATTTCAAATCCTTCAGGAACCTATCAAGATTAACATCACTGcaatttttagaataaaaaagCCTGCCAACTACATTATGGTGACACACTGAGATGTTATTCCAGACTTAAGCCCTATGATCGTTTAACCGACAACCAATTTTTGGATACAACAAATAACTCACAAGGCCTTCTCCAGAGCTGAACTCCAACGGCTGACCATCATTATCGACTCTAGTATCATAAAAAACTGTTTTCTCTTCATTAAGCAGCATCCCTTTGTAATGGACTTGCAGTCGGCTGTCATGGAGAGGGCAATCCATAGGAAATTCACCTAAATGTATACGCTGAATTAGATAGGAATGTTTGGGGTGACAAATATAGGTTAGGATTAGTAAAGCCATATGAATGTACGTAGAAGGGCATAAAAATAGAGGAGACAGAGTAAAATGCAAAAGAGACAAGTAAATAGAACTAGCATTTGCACAAGAGAACTTGATGAAACCTCAATAGCTTTCTTACTTTACTTATCCCTCGACATGTCCATCATAATTTTCAGTGTTGTAATTCTATCAGTCTATAAATTTATATGTATAACTTTCAGGAGGAAACATTGTTAAAACAGACCTCTTCCATCGTGAATCCGGCGTTTCATTAGACGTCCATCTCCAAGCATGTCCCTTACCTGTCAATGGAGTTAGAGAATTACATATAAGCATATCCTTACCTGTCTAGATTCATAACTAAACATGAAATCCCACTGCATCAATAAATTGACCACGATAAATCATGACACTTTTGGCCACAGCTACTCCACTAAACTATCCGTTTAATCAGACATGATTTCAAAATTTCCAAGTTATGCCGCAAATGACACATTGATGATGCAAAATATATCAGCAGACAGCTGACCGGAGCAAAGAGTGAACCATGCtgatttcaaaggaaaaaatgagaagTAATCTCAAAGGCACCAAAGGAGCAAATGGATAGCATAAGTTAGATGATTACAGTAGACTTAATGCACGCATGCAGATTGTGTGGACAGATATACTCCAAGTACCAGAAGTGCTGACTAATTTAGAAACCCTCCCTTCACGTTAAGGGCAACATACGTGCAGTGCAATGCACGTAAACTAGTTACAATAGAAGAGAATTACCGCCTAAGAATCTTTTTATCACCAGTCCAAGAGCTTATACATTTAGCAGTACGCAAGCATGAATGAACTATGACTCACGCTGGAGGAAATATTACCTGGATGAAGTGGACAAGTTCTACTTCAAAATGAACTTCTTCAGTACCTTCTTCTAGATGCAAGAGTGGAGAGTCAGACAGGTACTGAGAGGTGACATATATTACTGCCTTCTCTCCCCTAGCCATTGTTCCTATGCCCATCTCAAGGCCTTTTGGTACCTGCATATGAAGTAAACAGAATAGTGACTATACAAAGCATGAGGAGATGAAGCAGAGAAAAACATACTTTGAAGCCTAACAGGAGCATAAAATTAGTGCATGATTAGTTATATCTTTGTTCTATCGCACGACGTAAACAATCTTGTTCGAAATGTATACGATGGCTAAGGTAGAGATCTTTTATAACAAATCTGTAAGGAACATATTACAACAGCAAGCAACCAAAACATGCCAAAGTATAGAGGTTCATCAATTGCACAAAACCAACCTCAGACTTTCCAAAAGTGAAGAAGTATGGTTCTTTTTGCTCAGGTGAAAGGATCAGTTTTCCATCACCTGTTTTTGCAGATATCCTGGATTCAAAAGCGTCGTCAAAATACCACCCTAATCATTCTGAAATTTAGCATACTAAAAAGTCCTTCATGTAAAACCATTACCGAACTTTTACTTCATATGGTTCTCTTGGTGATTCCCAACCTTGCCCTTCATCAATTACCTGTGAAGACAACGAAAGATCATCATTTTGTAGACAGTATCCATCATATAATTCTATAGTAAAGAAATTGATAACAGCAGTATTGATCCTAGCCAGCCATATTCAATAAGATGCTTATACTGCAATGCAGTCATGGATCATGTTTTTATAGACATATCCAGAGTCTCTAACATTTTAAGTGTGTCATTGCTTTGCAGATGAAGATGCAATGTCTTGTCCAAAAATTTTTAATGGACGACTAAGCCAAGTTCATATCTTGAATAGATGGCATGGTATTAGTAACAAAAGCACATTGGTCGAGTTTTGAGTCCCACCTTTCCAGGATAGTGAAAATAGGAGAAGGTTCTGAAATAACTGATATGCCTATCTGCTGTTTAACCTTATACACATTTGAAAGATAAAACAAGATTACTCGGTAGGATACCCTTTCtgagaaacaaagagagaagtTTCTGCAACAACGAGAGAACAATACAAATGTATAGCTGCAGCCACTGAAGTTTTGGTTTCCGGTGCAGAAAACagttctctttgttttttaacttttttctctttttttgcacTAAACAGTTTTTGTTATCCACAATTTGGCTGGATATCAGCATTGTTGTTTACCCTCGGTTTTATATACatatgaaagagagaaagaaaccactcagtaaataaaatttcacccccccccacccccaccacaAGTATCCCAGTAAATTAAATGCTCGACTTCATATTCAACTCTACAAGATTAAAGCATCCGTAtagttttttcatttgaaattcgCTTATTTGAACAACAACATGGACCTTCTCATGGTTCTTCGTACCTTCTTCACAACCCCCAAGTCATCAGTTATGACCTGAAAATAGAACAAGACAATTCTGATGATCAATAATTAAGTAGTGCCATTGAAATAGCTTAAGAGAGGCCACACTTCGCTAAGATGAACATGTAAATACATGTACACTAAAGCAACCACCCCAGACCCAAACACGCAAGCGCACAAGAGCAAATGCCGTCTCGACTTACATATTTATTTATCCATCCACACAAGCATTCGCAGTTACTGACAGCAAAGAAAGGACGATGAAGGTCCAGAATTAACATGAGGCGATGACAAGAATAATTCTTCAATATGACAGATTATTTGCACTGTGGAAAAACGCATCCAAAATAAGGGTTCTCTTGTTATATTATCTGAGAAATCAACAACCAATGCGGAACTTTCTTTGTTagtcttttttcccttcatctcATCTCTCCCTATAATGAAGTTACCCATCATTTTAGAACACTTAAAAATAAAGCCAAATAGAAGTTTCCACAGAAAACTGCAAGCCATAACAATTAGATTTGTTTCATCGTAATATTTTGGAGCTACTTCTTGTCACCATGCCCATGTATAAAATAAGTAATCAACATCTGTGATCCTAGCAAACATAAAGCGTTTGCTTGCCTTGGCCTTGAAGAAATCTATCATTTCAATCTCAAAATGAAGTTCATCATCCTTTGGGAAGCTGCTAGAAACTTGTATGGGACAATCATCTTCACCATAGTGCAGCTGTGGCTTAATTTtgaactgcaaaaaaaaaaaaaaaatcatagcatCAAATTAACTGTTGTgtttattttaattgaaaagttatggCAATATCTCAAAGCACCACCTCCGCAGACACTTTCCTTTCAAACCATCTCCAACCTAATTATCAACATAGGAAAATTCCAAGCCAAGAATTGTCTCAATTGCTTCTTTCTAATAGAGAAGTATCTGAAACTTTGGCAGCTGATTCATCTATAGCCTCTAGAGATGACAACACTAATAGTCTCGTTTTCAATTTTCCGTATCTCGTATCTTTGGCCTCCTTATGTTTGGGAAAGAGATGGGGGTTGAAAAAATTCAGCAAAATTCAACTTCATGTAAGATGACAACAGAACCTTATAGAAAAAGGAAGCATTGTACCATTGCCACTTCACCCTTCAACATTGTAGGGATTCCTTCTAGCAATCCCAATATCATCTTGCTTTTTCCCAGAACATGTCTCACCGGGATACCCTTCCCTGAAAGCAAATAAGTTTTCATATAAATGCCCATCACATGAAACTTACAAAAGGCAGCTTTGAGTCAATAGTCAACCTAGGAGTCGCTGACATAAATTCTAAGCCAAGAAGATAACCCCTGTTACTTTCAGTCATGTGAGCTATCATTGAAGATCTCAACAGAAGTAGGTATGGTCAGATGTTTTTAGAAGCTGCAGAGACAATAACTGAAATCCAAGCAGCCAATTGAAACAAATCAACCTACATGCATAGGACCTATCTTTTGTAAGTACAAGATATTTCCTAATTCTATAGGAGGaaactcaaaaaaaagaaaaagaaaaggagatgcTATTGTCCAAGTGAAGTATACAATCAACAAACCTCCAAATTCTGATTTGCTAGATTGAACAACCACTCCCTCCAGTGTTCTAACGGTGCAATGATAGATGACCTGAAAACATTTGACTCCCAATAATAACATAATGAGAACAGATTCCAAAGCACAACAACCTTTGGCACGTGTTCTGAAAGCAACCAGACTAAAAGCCTCAAACACAGCATGGCATCATCTTTCGCAAGTATCATAGCATCAACATGCCTTAGTTCTTAACTCAACCATATTCCTTCAGTAATCTTCACCGCTGCAAAAGCTCTGATTCCTATTGACTACTGTCTGCTCCACTTGAACTTGTATGGTTTCAAATAACTTCGTCAGAGATATTTTCTCTGGGAACAACACGAGGTTACATTCTCCAAACTACTAGGATACATAAATTTTTGCTACAATTTCTTTGAAGAAAGAGTCAATTGCAACCTTTAtgaacttttttcttcttctttttaagtaGATCATCTACTAATACTTTCTTAAGTAGAAATTAGTAGGGCCTTTGACCAACTAACGATAACAGTATAGGTTAGTGGCTGCAGGTACCGTATTAATGTGTTCTAATTGACTTTCAAGAAGCAGTGCCTCTTCCATAGTCATCTTTGTTTCATAGTCGAGTTTGGAAAGCAGTTAAATATTCAcctttttttcgtcaaatgagAGAAATAGCAAGTGCTCATTACAATTTGTTCTCGCGACAAGAGGACATACTATTCACTACGATTATTTGAATGTAAGCGTACTACTTGGTATACACGAATCTAAATCAAGTCCAAATCCTCATTTTATCATGTAAATCGAATGTAGGCTTCATCCAACCTCAGCTGACCACAATGAATACCCAGCTATCTAACATCAGGATTAGCCGCACAGCGACTCACTGGGGAGTTCCATTTGTACTTTGGTAATTCCCATTTTAAAGCAACTGCGCATGCCGCAATTGTCAAAGTCAAATTCATCCAGTTTCAGCTATGCGCACCACACCAGCTAAGGCAATCAAATGCCAGACCGGAAAGGGAAATGCAACCGGAGCACATGCAATCAAACGGCAGCTCGTATACGAACTAACCTGATCACCATCAGAAGGCGTAGATTCACCCCCTCCAGGTCTCACCACAGCTTTCATCAGGCCTCCAGgcaccatcttcttcctcctagaATCGAAATAGAGTTCAGCTCAAGCACAGTCAACGGTAACCGAGTCCCTCTCTCCACAAAATCTACCAAAAAACAGTACAAACAGCCACCTCTTGTCATCCTCGGAAGAGGCTTTGTTCGTCTTCGGCACGTAATCCTCCGCCCCGTCTCCTTTCGCGGCCATTTCCGACGATCAGCACGAGAATTGCAGAATATCCGACTGGGAGCTGCAAGATTGACGAAGACGGAGCTACGAAGACGACAGACGGAAAGAGAACCTCGATCCTCGCGAGAAGAAACTAGCGACGGATGCGACGAGCTCTCAGTTTCGCTGTGTAGTTGGAGCCGGGAAGTTCAACCACTCTGGTGGTATTTATACGCGTCGTCTCGACAGCGAAGCAGGCTCTGAGACTCGGAGAGTGAAAGTCCAATGGGTTGACCGACCGTCGTCGGGATTCCAAGGCCGCCTTTCTGAGGGCGGAAATCTCAGAGTCTGAGTTGCCGGTCGCGTTGGAGACGAATCGGGACCGTTGAATTCGGCGCCGATGTTTCTCGAGCCTACGGACTCAACAGTGGTGTGGAGAGCATAGGATTATGGCCATTATTTCCCTGTCAAAATTAGAAAAGGCAAGGCTAACAACTTCTCTTCGATTACTAATATTAGGTACGAATTATAAGACATGAATGGACATTTACATTTCGTCATTCttacaaatttatgaaaaattcgaCGTTTTTAtagttaaatatgaaaattatgtTATGAGTTGACATAAGTTCTATCTTGAGTGAATAACTATGCAAGTGTAGTATGCTACGATGTTCAAAGCACGTAACAAATGAATGGATAGTTATAATTATAACTTTTGTAATATGGTTATTGCATCTAATTTTCAAATAGGTGTTGGGTGTGACTTTGTATCATCACTAGTAGTGCTAGCTAAGCTCAATTTTCATCGAAGGTCAATCTTATTTGCTTGCCTCGCTTTGCTATACTCACTCAAGTATTCACGAAGAATGTTCGGTACTTGCTTATAAATAAATGGGAAAGATCCATATGAATAGATCCCATCTTCAAGCTTGATCTACCCATCCACCTCTATAGCTaatgtttaaaaataaaaatctccaaGAAACGATCATACGTAAACCCAAGGATCCGGACAACCTAATCACTTGGACCTCCGCCATGCCGACCATGGCGCGACTTGACCTAggctagagaaagagagaaggccTTGTAGTGAGATGGCGGTAGGCGATCGCTCTAAGGCTTGCGGTGAACGACGACGAGCGAGAAGGCTTTGTCATCGACTACAGTAATGctctctctattctttttttttttttaaagggtgcTTTAGAGTTTGGATAGATTTGAGAAATTCGTGTCTTGGGCATGagtattttggaaaaaaattttggcattttcgtAAATAAATTTCGCAAATATAATAAACGTGAGGATGCGAAGTGATACTCAAATAGCAAATCTAAAGGGttgataaaggaaaaaaaaaagggattgatAAAGGTTTATccttatatttttccttttggggttTTAGAGAACTTTTAAAAAGGAGAAGCTTCGTAAACAAGCCGATTTTCTGAAAACCTAGAGAGAGATTACAGAAATCCCTCGGCAAAGCTGGCGAACGTAAACTAGAATCGTCGCCGATGCACACTAAAACCGCCGCTCTTTCCTGTTGGTGCGAGTATCGGTGAAGCTCGCTCGATAGAGAGGGAGGGACAGAGACAGAGCTTGTCGAGTTCCGCCTTTTGGTGATGGAGGGAGAGAGCGTACTGGACGCCATCTACGAAGATGATAACTTCGACAACGATGACGTCGAGATGGTCGACGTGGAGGAGGGCGAGCTTGTGGATCATCAGAACACGGAGAACGATCCGGCGCAACCTGTCGTGGGTGGGGATGGCGAGGTTTCGAGGCAAGATGAGCAGAGTAAAAATCGCAGGCGTAGggcaaacaagaagaagaacaggaaGAGGAAAAGGGTTGCTCCTGGGGCTGGCTCTAACTTCACCGACATCAACAGGTCACTTTCCGATTCTGCCTTGGACCTTGCAGCTTCTCGTTCGATATAAAAAGAGTCCATTTGTCGCTCGGATTCTTCTTCTTGTCTGGAGGCGAGATAAAATTAGGCTTCACCATTTGATTCGTAATGTAGTGAAGGGCTTCTGATGTTTTGCGCGTGCCTGTGGTGTGCGGGCGCGTTTTGTGTGTCCCTTTTGAGTATAGGGGTCTTAGCTTTTACCATGTTATTTACAGAGTCGTGCTTTGGTCTTAGCATTACATGAAATGATAAACCGTGGAGTGGAGGGAAAATGTgatgttcctttttttgttcatttgataAATGCAGATGATCACAAGAAATTTGTGCTTGAGATTTGTTCTCGCAGCCATCACTCATGGCAATGCGGTCATTTCTGCTTTGTACTCTTTCCAGGTTCGTGCTCGATACCTGTAGGAGACTGAAAGAGAAGAAATCATACATGGTGTATACTGCTGTCGGTTGTCTGGGAGTGTCTGCATTGAGCGATCTCATCAAAGAGGTTAGTAGCCTTTCTGCTGTGTTCATTATGTATCCGTTGAAGTACCATTGGGATTTATAGGCGCGGTATATAATTTTGGTTGCTTATGAGTGAACAATTGGATAGGACCGGTGTAAGGTTCTGAGGGAAAGTATATTGGACCATGTATTTTGAAGGAGTGATGGAGTTTCATTAATAAAAACCTGGGATGTgctttaattggaaaaaagctGCTCTATGTGTATACATATAGCCAGAATAAAATGATTTGTATCTGCTCCTAGGAGACAGGATTTTGAGGGGTCGAAGTTTCTGAGTTTGCAGGGTGGAGAGAATCCCTGGAAGTAGGATAAGAAAACTGTATCTTGTCCATGGAAGTTGGATTGATTTTTAATGCTTGTTTTGGATTTTATACTTTTAGTACAGTTGGATGGACATTCTCTTCAGTTAGCAGTGCATAGATATTTTTGGTAGTGTTGATGGCAGCTTGTTTAGAAAATCTCCAACTCTTTTGCCAGAAGTTTCTCATTGCTTTCTCTCGGACCTTCCAAATTAAACACCTTATGATTTTTTAAGTACCTTATCCTGCCTTAGCACTCACATTTCAGTATTTCAGGTAGATGCTATTCAGGCTTGTGGGGGTCAGATGACTGCTGATGGTAAACGGCAGCGAACAGGTGGGGGTGTATTGTGGAGTATCATTAAAGCACGAGAACCAAATGCTTACAGAGAGATAATGAAAAGAGCAAGAGAATTTGAGGTGTGTATTTGATTTCCTCTTTTAAGTCATTTAGTGATTATTTGCAGAcaacttaaaatatttttatcctcTTTCAAGTGGATGCAAACACATTTGCACTACTCACATTGTTAATCATATCAAGACATGAATTTAGGCCTCCAATTACCTCCCATTAAAATGGTAACTGTGATATTACCTTAGATCATCCGTGGCTTCTTGTTGAGAGTTCAGTGGCTTGGTTAGTTATCTTAGGGTTTGCTGGTGTTGTATTATCTGAAAGGTTTACATAACTTTAGTACTGCTTTATTTCGCAGCGGAGATTGATCTTTTACGAAAATGATTCTATCTTCATGaaccttttgttcttttcctaaTAATTCTCTTGGAGCATCTGATGGAAAATATTGCTCAAAGACCAAAAATGATTGGAAAATATTGGTTTTCCTATAGcagatttcttctttttcttttactgtttctgtttctgttttcctttgtCCTTTATCGGTTCGGACATAGAACAAACATGATTGGTTGGCTCCTAGCACAGAAACTATCCCAGGAGATTAACTTCTAGTAAGCTGACAAGCACTATCTTTAGCAGCATTAATGATATTACGGGCCAGAGGTCTTCCAGAGTTTTGGATCTGCATCGTTTTCATCTGTGATGCCTGATTACCATCTTTTGGGTTGCATGCTTTCCTTATTCTGCAATGATGATTTATAGGCTAGGTCAATTCGGGAAGTCTTTTCGTTCCCAATTGCGAGTAAGTTGGTCTATGTTCTTTATCATATGCAGAAGCAATTCAAGCCACACAACATTCAACAAGGGCAACAGAAAGAGGCAAATTCTGATGGTTCTATAAAAGCATCTCCTGACGGGAGTTCTGCGACCACTCCAGATGGTTTCTCAACGATGCCTGAGTTACAAAATGTCGATCAGCAATCGGCTGGTGAGGAGAAACGACAATCCGTGAAGGAAAGAATGAGAGTACCTGTTTCTTACGAAGACATTCTATGACCCAGAAGATGGAAGTGGATACTGTtcgtgaaaaaaagaaagaaaaaaaaagagaacgtTATTTTCCCATGGTTGTCTCAATTTGTGCATAGCAACATTCTAACAAGTTTTGCAAACATTCTTGAGGCGAAAATATAGCACATAGTGTTGGAGAGGCTCAGATTATTCTTGTTCTCTGAAGGGGAGCACAGCATCCCGGCTTCAGTGGGTGGTTCTGCAGTAATTTTAGCACAAGTCTGTGGTGACCCTTTTTTGGTCGTAAATGGTCATGTTGATCCGTATGTGAAGTCCTATTATAGGCCATCTTTTTGGTTtgtgaaaggaaagagaggaCATCAAGCAAGTATTGTTTCTTGTTCCCGATTTGCCTCATCAGCAAACCTCTGAAGCTTAACTACTCTGCAATGCGTCTCCTCTCCTTATGATTTTGCGCGGTCGGTATATCTGACGCTTAGCAGCATTGCGATTTCAATGGCAGGCATTATGGAAAGGCCAGCAATTCCTTTTGTCTTGTAGTGTGGTCGAGATATATGCTCCGGAAGATCCCTTCTATTCAAGTACTCCTGTTTTCCTTATTCTTGTCGATCAGTTGTTACTCTAGATTAAGAGGGGGTATGGTTCTAACTAGGAGTGTGCAACCGGATCgggtagaaccgggaaccggactaaACCGCCCAAAAGAAAAGGTCCGGTTTTcggttaaaaaaatttgaaattggttTGAATAGGTTcggttttaggttccaagtgaagacccacccaAGAATCGCACCGATTTTGGAAGCGGTTCTTAATTATAGTAAATATAACATAATTTCTCTAAGTTAAGTCTGATTTtgtcttgtctcatttgtttcttcttcattctttgttacctctctctctctctctctctctctctctctctctctctctcttctttaggGCAAtaattttatggatgaatggagaatggagtttaaaaatttatttgaatgAACGGGGAATGGAGTTtcataatttatattttatgttatgtgttttaactttttattgtttataattATACTTTTTTATCGTTTATAGTCGTATGTGACTGTGTGTTTGGCGGATAGAGATTTATATTGGTCATTTTTACTTTGGGTTGTTTAGTTACTCACATTATTTCActgtaaaaaatgaaatcagaaaaagggaaaaaaaggggttCTCGGGTAGATCCCGAAACCGGATTGGAAAAATAGAGTAGGCTCTAGAACCGGTTTCGTAAAAGCAGAGTAAGTTTCaggttttaaaaattgagaattagTTATGACAATGTAGGTTTCAGGTTTCGTGTCTAAAATTTACCCATTTTGGAAATTTACCCATTTTGGAACTGATCACTCTTAATTCTAAGAATAGGTTGACCTCTTTTGCATGTTAGGTAATGGGctatttttctagaaaaccCGTCTTTATATTCCTGGTAATCCTAGTTGATATTTAAAGGTTGTTGAGAACAATTTATTCATCCTGGAGCACGTATAGATTTGACGCAAAAGAGCACGGAAACATACTTTCATTGCAGCATGGTGTAAAGCTAGCACAAATGATGGTGATTAACAATCCGATAACGTTTGTGAGAAACATGAGCTGCGTACAGGCGAGACAATCCCCCTCAATGGAGTCCAATTGACAAACCCTTCCCCTCGGAATATGTTTTCAAATTGTTCGACAAGCTAACTCCGAACTTTCTTGGACTGAAAAAAAAGATCCGAAGTTTCATTTCGATACCAGTTCTCAGCAATGTCCATTGTTTCCATTTGGCTTGTACTTCTTCTCTATGCCTTTGTCCAAGCAACGTGTGCGGGGTTGGAATCATTGAAGCAGCGGTTGCATCAATGGCATAATATGTGCACCAGAGCAAACTTGGAACACCCCATTGGCAGTGCACCAGAGCTAATCTGTCCTTTGCCTTTTATGCAAGAAGAGGCAGGCAACACTGCAATCATCAACTTTTGAAGAAGGGAATTTCTTCTTCCATGAAGCAATAGCTGCTTCAACCAGTGCTTTCGCTGCATCTTCCTCGTCTTTCGCCGACCCGACCACCGTTGCAACTTCATTGTTATCGAGCACATCCCACACCTGCATAAGAGCGTTtggaaattattaaaaggtgGACCGACAAAAGTTTCCATGACTGGGGCTATCCTGCTTAGGTAGTGCATGTGCTGATCACCAGATCTGATAGCGCCTATTGACTATTGCTTTTGGATTTCACTGAGACCAAATTTTCTTACCCCGTCTGTCGCAAGGACAATGAATTGGTCTTTTGGAGTTATGCGGTGATAAGAGATGTCAGGAATGGCGATTATGCCGTGGTTTTTAAGCAAGTAGTCACCGAAAGCACGGGACATGGCGAGGCCAGGCATGTCCTCATGGGGTAGCCACACCCGCCGGATGTGCGGTTCTTCCTTCAGAGCTAAAACCCGGCCATTGCACTTCCTTATTCGGTCGGCTTCACCTGCAAATACACCCCCAACCGAACATAAGTACCAAAACCATCAAGATGCATGAATAACATAGGGCTTAAAAGTGGAAGAGCTCAATACAAGTAGATAAGAGGTCCTCGGTAAAGAACTTAAGGCCTAAGAACATACAAACAATCAAAAGATGGTTGGATCCAAATAGGAGTAGGATGATTATGCTACGCTTACTGGGAACATTAGGCTTCAAGTCGGTAGTCAATTGAAGAGTACGAAGTCCGTCTTCCGTGAGAGTCCCTAGCACTGCTCTCGAGTCGCCGAGGTTGGCTATAACAAGATCCTCACCCTGTGATTAATTTTCCAACCATTAGCCCAATACCAAAGGGCTGTTCTTATCAATGATGTTAGAATGGACTGACCGATGAAAACTTTTGCGGTTCCTGAT
This genomic interval from Rhodamnia argentea isolate NSW1041297 chromosome 4, ASM2092103v1, whole genome shotgun sequence contains the following:
- the LOC115741109 gene encoding peptidyl-prolyl cis-trans isomerase PASTICCINO1 isoform X1, whose amino-acid sequence is MAAKGDGAEDYVPKTNKASSEDDKRRKKMVPGGLMKAVVRPGGGESTPSDGDQVIYHCTVRTLEGVVVQSSKSEFGGKGIPVRHVLGKSKMILGLLEGIPTMLKGEVAMFKIKPQLHYGEDDCPIQVSSSFPKDDELHFEIEMIDFFKAKVITDDLGVVKKVIDEGQGWESPREPYEVKVRISAKTGDGKLILSPEQKEPYFFTFGKSEVPKGLEMGIGTMARGEKAVIYVTSQYLSDSPLLHLEEGTEEVHFEVELVHFIQVRDMLGDGRLMKRRIHDGRGEFPMDCPLHDSRLQVHYKGMLLNEEKTVFYDTRVDNDGQPLEFSSGEGLVPEGFEMCVRLMLPGEVALVTCPPDYAYDKFPRPANVPEGAHVIWEIELLGFEMPQDWTGLNFRSIMDEAEKIRSTGNRLFKEGKFELAKAKYEKVLREFNHVNPQDDEEGKEFVNTRNLLHLNVAACYLKMGESRKSIEACNKVLDANPVHVKALYRRGMAYMSAGDFNEARADFKAMTTIDKSSEPDATAALLKLKQKEQELERKARKQFKGLFDKKPGEIADARTEGAEEHEGVVETQTSDGEEEPGADKAREMHESGDASPRTSWFSHFWPTGGRLFTALGLERCSIL
- the LOC115741109 gene encoding peptidyl-prolyl cis-trans isomerase PASTICCINO1 isoform X2: MLCLRLLVWLLSEHVPKVIYHCTVRTLEGVVVQSSKSEFGGKGIPVRHVLGKSKMILGLLEGIPTMLKGEVAMFKIKPQLHYGEDDCPIQVSSSFPKDDELHFEIEMIDFFKAKVITDDLGVVKKVIDEGQGWESPREPYEVKVRISAKTGDGKLILSPEQKEPYFFTFGKSEVPKGLEMGIGTMARGEKAVIYVTSQYLSDSPLLHLEEGTEEVHFEVELVHFIQVRDMLGDGRLMKRRIHDGRGEFPMDCPLHDSRLQVHYKGMLLNEEKTVFYDTRVDNDGQPLEFSSGEGLVPEGFEMCVRLMLPGEVALVTCPPDYAYDKFPRPANVPEGAHVIWEIELLGFEMPQDWTGLNFRSIMDEAEKIRSTGNRLFKEGKFELAKAKYEKVLREFNHVNPQDDEEGKEFVNTRNLLHLNVAACYLKMGESRKSIEACNKVLDANPVHVKALYRRGMAYMSAGDFNEARADFKAMTTIDKSSEPDATAALLKLKQKEQELERKARKQFKGLFDKKPGEIADARTEGAEEHEGVVETQTSDGEEEPGADKAREMHESGDASPRTSWFSHFWPTGGRLFTALGLERCSIL
- the LOC115741109 gene encoding peptidyl-prolyl cis-trans isomerase PASTICCINO1 isoform X3, which codes for MILGLLEGIPTMLKGEVAMFKIKPQLHYGEDDCPIQVSSSFPKDDELHFEIEMIDFFKAKVITDDLGVVKKVIDEGQGWESPREPYEVKVRISAKTGDGKLILSPEQKEPYFFTFGKSEVPKGLEMGIGTMARGEKAVIYVTSQYLSDSPLLHLEEGTEEVHFEVELVHFIQVRDMLGDGRLMKRRIHDGRGEFPMDCPLHDSRLQVHYKGMLLNEEKTVFYDTRVDNDGQPLEFSSGEGLVPEGFEMCVRLMLPGEVALVTCPPDYAYDKFPRPANVPEGAHVIWEIELLGFEMPQDWTGLNFRSIMDEAEKIRSTGNRLFKEGKFELAKAKYEKVLREFNHVNPQDDEEGKEFVNTRNLLHLNVAACYLKMGESRKSIEACNKVLDANPVHVKALYRRGMAYMSAGDFNEARADFKAMTTIDKSSEPDATAALLKLKQKEQELERKARKQFKGLFDKKPGEIADARTEGAEEHEGVVETQTSDGEEEPGADKAREMHESGDASPRTSWFSHFWPTGGRLFTALGLERCSIL
- the LOC115741120 gene encoding uncharacterized protein LOC115741120, translated to MEGESVLDAIYEDDNFDNDDVEMVDVEEGELVDHQNTENDPAQPVVGGDGEVSRQDEQSKNRRRRANKKKNRKRKRVAPGAGSNFTDINRFVLDTCRRLKEKKSYMVYTAVGCLGVSALSDLIKEVDAIQACGGQMTADGKRQRTGGGVLWSIIKAREPNAYREIMKRAREFEKQFKPHNIQQGQQKEANSDGSIKASPDGSSATTPDGFSTMPELQNVDQQSAGEEKRQSVKERMRVPVSYEDIL